Proteins encoded in a region of the Stieleria neptunia genome:
- a CDS encoding polyribonucleotide nucleotidyltransferase: MTVNKVRVEKKIGRHVLSFETGQLAKQAAGAVLVQYGETVVLVAAASGTPRQGIDFFPLMCDYRERFAAAGKFPGGFLKREGRPSTKEILSSRLMDRPIRPLWPEGFMDEVQVQAFVVASDQENDGDVLAMNGAGAALHISPLPFLGPIASVRVGKVDGELVAFPSNSDLEESELDMIVSGSREQVAMIEGFANEMPEEEMMEAIQFAHAAIRDVIDLQDELYQKVNPQKVEYTPPEDDGLMDQISSRYYDEFKAAMQTSGKQDRAAAVSALRDKAMAEMIPDPNAEGAICTKRFKSVWHDLEGKVARDLIVAGTRPDGRDNTSLRQIHCETDVLPRVHGSAVFQRGETQALITVALGTARDEQRVDGLHDEFSKKFMLDYNFPSFSVGECRPIRGPGRREIGHGCLAERSVAPVLPAADEFPYTVRVISDITESNGSSSMASVCGATLALMASGVPISNPVAGISVGLVRNADDEYVLLTDILGSEDHFGDMDFKIAGTQNGITGIQLDLKVTGISEEIIRATLKQSREARIEILRKMLTTIPRPRRETAPTAPRLLRTRIASDKIGALIGPGGKNIRGIQETTGCVIEVDDDGTVLVAGNDKESAAEAMRQVEACTATVQIGKIYDGIVSSIKDFGAFVEILPGRDGLCHISELSSGYISSIDKVVRVGDAMKVLVIDVDEHDRVKLSRRQALEELGEEDEIAAMVAEQGDDRGGDRDRGDRGDGDNGDRPRRRGGSGRRRGGSGGGGGGSRRPRD, translated from the coding sequence GTGACTGTGAATAAAGTTCGCGTCGAAAAGAAAATCGGACGCCATGTGTTGTCGTTCGAGACCGGCCAATTGGCGAAACAAGCCGCCGGTGCCGTGTTGGTTCAGTACGGTGAGACCGTCGTTCTGGTCGCTGCGGCCAGCGGTACCCCGCGACAGGGAATCGATTTTTTCCCATTGATGTGTGATTACCGCGAACGATTCGCGGCGGCCGGCAAGTTCCCCGGCGGGTTTTTGAAGCGTGAAGGCCGCCCGTCGACGAAAGAGATTTTGAGTTCGCGATTGATGGACCGACCGATTCGTCCGCTGTGGCCGGAAGGTTTCATGGACGAGGTTCAGGTCCAAGCGTTTGTCGTCGCCAGTGACCAGGAAAACGACGGCGACGTGTTGGCGATGAATGGAGCCGGTGCGGCGCTGCACATCAGCCCCTTGCCCTTCTTGGGGCCGATCGCTTCGGTCCGTGTCGGCAAGGTCGACGGCGAATTGGTCGCTTTCCCGAGCAACTCGGACCTGGAAGAAAGCGAACTGGACATGATCGTTAGCGGTTCGCGCGAACAGGTGGCGATGATCGAAGGTTTCGCCAACGAGATGCCGGAAGAAGAGATGATGGAGGCGATTCAGTTCGCCCACGCCGCGATCCGCGACGTGATTGATCTTCAAGACGAGCTGTACCAGAAGGTCAACCCGCAAAAGGTCGAATACACCCCGCCGGAAGATGACGGGTTGATGGACCAGATTTCGTCGCGTTATTACGACGAATTCAAAGCCGCGATGCAAACCTCCGGCAAGCAAGATCGCGCCGCCGCCGTCAGTGCACTGCGTGACAAGGCGATGGCCGAGATGATTCCCGATCCGAACGCCGAAGGCGCGATTTGCACCAAGCGATTCAAGTCGGTTTGGCATGATCTGGAAGGCAAGGTGGCGCGTGATTTGATCGTCGCCGGAACCCGACCGGACGGCCGCGACAACACCAGCTTGCGTCAGATCCACTGCGAAACCGATGTCCTGCCCCGTGTCCATGGCTCGGCCGTGTTCCAGCGTGGTGAAACGCAAGCCTTGATCACGGTGGCGCTGGGGACGGCGCGTGACGAACAGCGAGTGGACGGATTGCATGACGAGTTCAGCAAGAAGTTCATGCTCGACTACAATTTCCCCTCCTTTTCCGTCGGCGAATGTCGACCGATCCGTGGACCGGGCCGTCGTGAGATCGGGCACGGTTGTCTGGCCGAACGCAGCGTCGCGCCGGTGCTTCCGGCCGCCGATGAATTCCCCTACACCGTCCGCGTGATCAGCGACATCACCGAGTCCAACGGCAGTAGCTCGATGGCGTCGGTTTGCGGTGCCACCTTGGCCCTGATGGCTTCAGGTGTCCCGATCAGCAACCCGGTCGCCGGTATCTCGGTCGGTCTGGTGCGTAACGCCGATGACGAGTATGTCTTGCTGACCGACATCCTGGGCAGCGAAGACCACTTCGGCGACATGGACTTCAAGATCGCCGGAACGCAAAACGGCATCACCGGGATCCAGTTGGACCTGAAGGTCACCGGGATTAGCGAAGAGATCATTCGCGCGACGTTGAAACAGTCGCGTGAAGCTCGCATCGAAATCCTGCGAAAGATGCTGACGACGATTCCGCGTCCCCGCCGCGAAACGGCTCCGACCGCTCCGCGACTGTTGCGTACCCGTATCGCGTCGGACAAGATCGGTGCCTTGATCGGTCCGGGCGGAAAGAACATTCGTGGCATCCAAGAGACGACCGGATGTGTGATCGAAGTGGATGATGACGGTACGGTGTTGGTCGCCGGCAACGACAAAGAGTCGGCCGCCGAAGCGATGCGTCAGGTCGAAGCCTGCACCGCGACGGTCCAGATCGGAAAGATCTATGACGGCATCGTCAGCAGCATCAAAGACTTCGGCGCGTTCGTCGAGATCTTGCCAGGACGCGATGGGCTGTGTCACATCAGCGAGTTGAGCAGCGGCTACATCAGCAGCATCGACAAGGTCGTTCGCGTCGGTGACGCGATGAAGGTCTTGGTCATCGATGTGGATGAACACGACCGCGTCAAGCTGAGTCGTCGTCAGGCGCTCGAAGAGTTGGGCGAAGAAGACGAAATCGCCGCCATGGTGGCCGAGCAAGGCGACGACCGCGGTGGCGATCGTGATCGCGGCGACCGTGGCGATGGCGACAACGGTGATCGTCCGCGACGTCGTGGCGGCAGCGGACGCCGTCGTGGCGGAAGC
- the rpsO gene encoding 30S ribosomal protein S15, whose amino-acid sequence MTISKQRKAEVIKEHGATDGDSGSPEVQIAILTERINGLTEHMRTHNKDYASRRGLLGLVSRRRRLLDYVRGEDPQRYLDIIGKLGIRK is encoded by the coding sequence ATGACGATTTCGAAGCAGCGAAAAGCTGAAGTCATCAAAGAACACGGTGCAACTGACGGCGATTCTGGTTCCCCCGAGGTTCAGATCGCGATTTTGACCGAGCGAATCAACGGTCTGACCGAGCACATGCGGACGCACAACAAGGATTACGCGTCGCGTCGCGGATTGCTCGGTTTGGTCAGCCGTCGACGTCGCTTGCTTGACTACGTCCGCGGGGAAGACCCGCAGAGGTATCTTGATATCATCGGAAAGCTGGGCATCCGTAAGTAG
- the cysC gene encoding adenylyl-sulfate kinase, with translation MDVSKDIVWHQHSVDRQRRERQLGQQGCVIWFTGLSGCGKSTIANALDAMLVAEGRATTLLDGDNVRHGLCAPPAVLQPEHGAEFAERFGLGFGAVDREENIRRIGNVAALMASAGLITLTAFVSPYRRDRDRVRKIVAEAGRASDFVEVFVDTPLEVCEARDPKGLYKKARAGEIKHFTGISDPYESPASPEIRLDGGAGKSVEALAGEVREWLVGNGVF, from the coding sequence ATGGACGTTTCGAAAGACATCGTTTGGCACCAGCACAGTGTGGACCGCCAGAGGCGTGAGCGTCAGTTGGGGCAGCAGGGTTGTGTGATTTGGTTCACGGGGCTGAGTGGTTGTGGCAAGAGCACGATTGCCAACGCGCTGGACGCGATGCTGGTGGCCGAGGGCCGGGCGACGACGCTTTTGGATGGTGACAATGTGCGTCACGGATTGTGTGCGCCGCCGGCGGTGTTGCAGCCCGAGCATGGGGCGGAGTTTGCGGAGCGGTTCGGTTTGGGGTTTGGCGCCGTCGATCGAGAGGAAAACATCCGCCGGATCGGCAACGTGGCGGCCCTGATGGCTTCGGCGGGATTGATCACGTTGACGGCGTTCGTCAGCCCCTATCGTCGGGACCGCGACCGGGTGCGGAAAATCGTCGCCGAGGCCGGGCGGGCGAGTGATTTCGTGGAGGTGTTTGTCGACACGCCGTTGGAGGTGTGTGAGGCGCGCGATCCGAAGGGGTTGTACAAGAAGGCCCGCGCGGGCGAGATCAAGCATTTCACCGGGATCAGCGATCCTTACGAATCCCCCGCGTCGCCGGAAATTCGCCTAGACGGGGGGGCGGGGAAGAGTGTGGAGGCGTTGGCCGGGGAGGTGAGGGAATGGTTAGTGGGGAACGGGGTCTTTTGA
- a CDS encoding Uma2 family endonuclease, with amino-acid sequence MSAAAKYLPHYTVEDYQHWEGDWELWNGIPISMSPSPFGKHQMVLVNLVSELRLALRSVNCDATALCEIDWVIAEDTVVRPDAVVVCGPPPSGHVKTKPAIVAEIVSPSTADRDRIHKKTLYHESGVGVYLILDPETESVDAYRYAATGFQTLNASPEWTLPLCDDCEIQLDPTSFFKR; translated from the coding sequence ATGTCCGCCGCAGCCAAGTACCTTCCGCACTACACCGTGGAGGACTACCAGCACTGGGAAGGCGATTGGGAACTCTGGAACGGGATCCCGATCTCAATGAGCCCCAGCCCGTTCGGGAAACACCAAATGGTGCTCGTCAACTTGGTCTCGGAACTACGCCTTGCCCTTCGCTCGGTTAATTGTGATGCAACGGCATTGTGCGAGATCGACTGGGTGATTGCTGAGGACACCGTCGTGCGTCCCGATGCCGTCGTCGTCTGCGGACCGCCCCCCAGCGGCCACGTGAAAACCAAACCGGCGATCGTCGCAGAAATCGTTTCACCGTCGACGGCCGATCGAGACCGAATCCACAAGAAAACGCTCTACCACGAATCCGGCGTCGGCGTTTACTTGATCCTCGACCCGGAAACAGAATCCGTCGATGCCTACCGATACGCTGCGACCGGATTCCAGACCCTGAATGCGTCACCCGAATGGACGTTGCCCCTCTGCGACGATTGCGAGATCCAACTCGATCCGACAAGCTTCTTCAAACGCTAG
- a CDS encoding ABC transporter permease has translation MEELRRYGRVFVTFARNSLVRDMTFRLNFFLQCVSSLGWTAMNVGFYLIIFEHTGSIGEGTGWDRDRFFLFIATTWFINSLVQAFFMPNAQEFSEMIRTGGLDFALLKPIDTQFLISFRRVDWSQLSNFFAGGVIAAVSLWNLAHREVDPMVPSLLSVLLYVVFLLCGISIMYSVMIALSATSVWLGRNQSLYNFWFYITNFSRYPMEIYNRGYLGKPLFGLFTFVIPILLVVNVPARILADPLVAREDGSGWYIVWAAVMTVFSLCASRWMFRKSLLSYRSASS, from the coding sequence ATGGAAGAACTACGCCGTTACGGACGCGTGTTTGTGACCTTCGCGCGGAACAGTCTGGTGCGTGACATGACGTTCCGCTTGAACTTTTTCTTGCAGTGCGTCAGCAGCCTGGGTTGGACGGCGATGAACGTCGGTTTCTACCTGATCATCTTCGAGCACACCGGTTCGATCGGAGAAGGCACGGGGTGGGACCGCGATCGATTCTTTTTGTTCATCGCGACGACCTGGTTCATCAATTCGTTGGTGCAGGCGTTTTTTATGCCCAACGCGCAAGAATTCAGCGAGATGATTCGAACCGGGGGCTTGGATTTTGCGTTGCTGAAACCGATCGACACGCAGTTTCTGATTTCGTTTCGGCGGGTCGATTGGAGTCAATTGTCGAACTTCTTTGCCGGCGGGGTGATCGCCGCGGTCTCGCTGTGGAATCTGGCCCATCGCGAGGTCGATCCGATGGTGCCGTCGCTGTTGTCCGTGCTGCTGTACGTCGTGTTTCTGCTCTGCGGGATCTCCATCATGTACAGCGTGATGATCGCGTTGAGTGCGACCAGCGTTTGGCTGGGACGCAATCAGTCGCTGTATAATTTTTGGTTTTACATCACCAACTTCAGCCGCTATCCGATGGAGATTTACAACCGCGGCTACTTGGGGAAACCCCTGTTCGGGCTGTTCACGTTCGTGATCCCGATCCTGTTGGTGGTGAACGTTCCGGCCAGGATTTTGGCCGATCCGCTGGTCGCCCGCGAAGACGGATCGGGGTGGTACATCGTCTGGGCGGCGGTGATGACCGTGTTCAGTTTGTGCGCCAGTCGCTGGATGTTTCGCAAGAGCTTGTTGAGCTACCGCAGCGCGAGTTCCTGA
- a CDS encoding ABC transporter permease — MILKTSLGERLVYRGDFALGTLMRFLPIITQIFLWYAVFDSIGDPEGESAAEIGGFGFRDMVAYYLLTMIARAFSSMPGLASGIAQQIREGEVKRFLIQPIDLIAFLLLTRVAHKLAYYAIAVAPFALVFFLARDYFVGGWPSLPVFLAFCGSLVMGFLIGFFLEAAIGMIGFWFLEVSSLLFVIMLFSFFLSGHMFPLTMLPESVLTVVNWLPFKYLAYFPAAIFLEKIPQEELAKEMWIEAGWLVFFIILCRVAYARGVKRYSGFGG, encoded by the coding sequence ATGATTTTAAAAACATCGTTAGGTGAACGTTTGGTGTATCGCGGCGATTTCGCGCTCGGCACGTTGATGCGTTTCCTGCCGATCATCACACAGATTTTCTTGTGGTACGCGGTGTTTGATTCGATCGGCGACCCCGAGGGGGAATCGGCGGCGGAGATCGGCGGATTTGGTTTCCGCGACATGGTGGCGTATTACCTGCTGACGATGATCGCCCGCGCGTTTTCCAGTATGCCGGGGCTGGCGTCCGGGATCGCCCAGCAGATCCGCGAGGGGGAGGTCAAACGCTTTCTGATTCAGCCGATCGATTTGATCGCGTTTCTGTTGCTCACTCGCGTGGCCCACAAGTTGGCGTATTACGCGATCGCGGTGGCCCCCTTCGCGTTGGTCTTTTTTCTGGCACGCGATTACTTCGTCGGCGGTTGGCCGAGTCTGCCGGTGTTTCTGGCGTTTTGCGGTTCGTTGGTGATGGGGTTCCTGATCGGTTTTTTCTTGGAAGCGGCGATCGGGATGATCGGGTTTTGGTTCTTGGAAGTCAGTTCGTTGCTGTTCGTGATCATGTTGTTCAGCTTCTTTTTGTCCGGCCACATGTTCCCGTTGACGATGTTGCCCGAGAGTGTTTTGACGGTGGTGAACTGGTTGCCGTTTAAGTACCTGGCCTATTTCCCCGCGGCGATCTTCCTGGAGAAGATTCCGCAGGAGGAACTCGCCAAGGAGATGTGGATCGAGGCCGGATGGTTGGTGTTCTTCATCATCTTGTGCCGCGTGGCCTATGCGCGCGGGGTCAAACGCTACAGCGGTTTTGGGGGTTGA
- a CDS encoding sodium/glutamate symporter yields MSLAILAVAILLLIGVVLRQSIVALRVLFIPGSVVAGFVGLLTVTLLGRWGGEAVAAQTAEVNATLAGWPGPLIAVVFAAMMLQQSGGSPRPHDDSTARRVGRQGLMVWIIVLGETMVGLWATWWLIQPLYDVPNSFGMLIETGFAGGHGTAAAMGQVFSSPQVGLEAGLDLGLLMATCGLVYGVVSGIVWINVAARLGWLHDDSAGASSSGAAQEKKPIGFQTTSSDAIDPLLLQVVWVALAVGVGMLMQTVVLGVAGRIDIALGAGAGSGAVGADAELSKRMAASNVMDFPLFIYTMFGGWLVRRVLRGLGQSHRVDSATIERLSSTAMEVLVVAAITSLKLSAVAALIGPFSILFVCGAIWTAICLMVLSRWVLPGEHWFPLALINYGMSTGTTATGFVLLRVVDPELKTGAASDYALAAPLSAPFIGGGILTIALPLVLLERVSIAWPALVIAAVVLVLVLVGRQLGRVKR; encoded by the coding sequence ATGAGTTTGGCGATTCTGGCCGTAGCGATTCTGTTGTTGATCGGTGTCGTCTTGCGACAATCGATCGTTGCGTTGCGGGTGTTGTTCATTCCGGGGTCGGTCGTTGCCGGGTTTGTCGGGTTATTGACCGTCACGTTGCTGGGTCGCTGGGGAGGCGAAGCCGTCGCGGCGCAGACGGCGGAGGTCAACGCGACGTTGGCCGGCTGGCCGGGACCGCTGATCGCCGTGGTGTTTGCGGCGATGATGTTGCAGCAATCCGGTGGCAGCCCACGACCACACGATGATTCCACCGCTCGACGCGTGGGCCGCCAGGGGTTGATGGTCTGGATCATCGTGCTCGGCGAAACGATGGTCGGATTGTGGGCGACCTGGTGGTTGATCCAGCCGCTGTATGACGTGCCCAATTCGTTTGGCATGTTGATCGAAACGGGATTTGCCGGCGGTCATGGCACGGCGGCAGCGATGGGGCAGGTGTTCAGCAGCCCGCAAGTCGGCTTGGAGGCCGGTTTGGATTTGGGATTGTTGATGGCGACCTGTGGGCTGGTCTATGGCGTCGTCAGCGGCATCGTTTGGATCAACGTGGCCGCCCGGCTGGGATGGCTGCACGACGATTCGGCGGGGGCTTCGTCGTCGGGCGCGGCGCAGGAAAAAAAGCCGATCGGGTTTCAGACCACTTCTTCGGACGCGATCGACCCGCTGCTGTTGCAGGTCGTCTGGGTCGCCTTGGCCGTCGGTGTCGGGATGTTGATGCAGACCGTCGTGCTGGGGGTGGCCGGGCGAATCGACATCGCGCTCGGTGCAGGGGCTGGCTCGGGAGCGGTGGGGGCGGACGCGGAGTTGTCCAAGCGGATGGCGGCGAGCAACGTGATGGATTTTCCACTGTTCATCTACACGATGTTCGGCGGCTGGCTGGTCCGACGGGTGCTGCGCGGGCTGGGGCAATCCCATCGTGTCGATTCGGCGACCATCGAACGGCTCAGTTCGACCGCGATGGAGGTCTTGGTCGTCGCCGCGATCACCTCGTTGAAGCTCAGTGCCGTCGCGGCGCTGATCGGGCCATTTTCAATTCTGTTTGTTTGTGGTGCAATTTGGACGGCGATCTGTTTGATGGTCCTCTCTCGCTGGGTATTGCCTGGGGAGCATTGGTTTCCACTGGCGTTGATCAACTACGGCATGTCGACCGGCACGACGGCGACGGGATTTGTCTTGTTGCGTGTCGTCGATCCGGAATTGAAGACCGGGGCGGCAAGCGACTATGCGCTCGCGGCGCCGTTGTCGGCACCGTTTATCGGTGGCGGGATTTTGACGATCGCGTTGCCGCTGGTGTTGTTGGAACGCGTGTCGATCGCTTGGCCGGCGCTGGTGATCGCTGCGGTCGTGTTGGTGCTGGTTTTGGTGGGGCGGCAGTTGGGACGCGTGAAGCGTTAG
- a CDS encoding FliO/MopB family protein, whose translation MVNPLFRILVCFAAFALSHGAAIGQAQERPRGPSVYRSPEATVSDRSTSVGQVHDASVVHELADEFPDLMVSDAAADDGQTAEGTLAGPVVTTVSSLLVVLAVFGGLVWISRRYGSSRTLGGALPDDVLRNLGSAAIDAKTRVTFLKVGARILVIGQTPTGDPHTLSEITEPDEVARLTNRCLGRPEIVGRRTGYPSGVDRGSRDLGSRESSRRDLAAG comes from the coding sequence ATGGTAAATCCCCTGTTTCGCATTTTGGTTTGTTTCGCCGCGTTTGCGCTCTCGCATGGCGCCGCGATCGGCCAGGCGCAAGAACGACCACGAGGTCCTTCTGTCTATCGCAGCCCTGAGGCGACGGTTTCGGATCGCTCGACTTCGGTCGGGCAGGTGCATGACGCCTCGGTCGTTCACGAGTTGGCCGATGAGTTCCCCGACTTGATGGTCTCGGACGCCGCCGCGGACGACGGGCAGACCGCCGAGGGAACGCTGGCCGGGCCGGTCGTGACCACGGTCAGTTCGTTGTTGGTGGTGCTGGCCGTTTTCGGCGGATTGGTTTGGATTTCGCGTCGCTATGGATCGTCGCGAACGCTCGGCGGCGCGTTGCCCGACGACGTGCTGCGAAATCTTGGCAGTGCGGCGATCGACGCCAAGACACGGGTGACGTTTCTGAAGGTGGGCGCTCGCATTCTGGTGATCGGGCAAACCCCGACCGGCGATCCCCATACCCTTTCCGAGATCACCGAACCGGACGAGGTCGCTCGATTGACCAATCGGTGTTTGGGGCGGCCGGAGATCGTCGGACGGCGGACCGGTTATCCGAGCGGCGTGGATCGAGGAAGCAGGGATCTGGGAAGCAGGGAGTCGTCGCGGCGCGATTTGGCGGCCGGATGA